The DNA segment TCGGCTGACGCTATAGCTACTATTATCATTGCCCATGCCGATATCAGGAATATTGATAATATAAGTGGTACGGTGAATGGATTCAACGTGGGATGGTAATAGAAATGACGCCACGTCTCGGGTGCAAACAACTGTATACTGGCATAGAAAGCGGCACTGCTCGACACTATCACGGTGAGCAATGTGGGATAGAATGATGGTATATCATTAAAATGCACTATTTTGGCTCCTTTCCTCAATATTCGGCGTATCAGATATGCAGCAGCCATAAGACTGATAATTATCATGAATAAGATAAGATGAATATTGGAGAATGTATCAATAAACTGTGAGATAGGGTCGTCGGGAACTACTGACGGGAGGAGTTTGCTCTCGTGAATCCATCCAATGGTGCTCTGATCACGAGCAAGTTGAACCCAGACGCTGTCGGTCTTATCGTCGGGCAGCATTCGGATGTCGGCCACTACCAGTCGGTCGTGGCGATAAACTTCTACACTGTCGGTCTTCAGACTGTTGATGGCTTCTTCGGGCTGCTGCACTATTAGCGGCATGGAATCGGCCTTGACTACAAAATTATAGTTGCGGGTATAGTGATGAGAAGTAGAGAACGAAATAGAATCGAGCTCCTGTTCGGTGAGATTCCACGCGTCAGGAGTATCCGATTCGTTCTTATAATAACAGGAGCTGACAAGCAGCGCCAATATCATTATTGTTATACAATTAACGGTTTTCCGCATATATGTTCATTTTACAGTTTTTACAGTCAAACTCAAGACGAAAGTGCCTGCCATCAGGCAATGAGAGCATAAGTGGCTCACTCCATGTTGGTTTTTCGCCTCCATACCTTACACAATAGCCAAGTGAATAGCGTAGACAGTGGCGGCACTGCATGATAAGTGGAGTGTCGGGCTGTTGCTGCTCGAATGATTGTGCAGCATCTGGCACTCCTTGAAGGCGGTAGAATTCTGCTGAAGGCTTGTTGGATATGTTGTACAGCCATGGATATGGATATGGTTCGGGAGACAACGGCTGACTGTGTACAGCAACCGGTTCATAACTGTTTTGAGAGGTAAACTGTTGCATTGTTTCACGGCGCAGCTGGGTGAGTTGGGCGGCAGGTATGAACCAGTTGAACTCTTCAGGTTCGAAATTTACGGTATCGCATATATATGGTGTGTTGCCCAACTTGGTGAGACAGCGAACAATATTTTCTTTCTGAGGTTTCACAGCTTCCTGTTTTTCCATCTGCATGGTGTGCACGACGCGCTGACCTGTGGAGTCGGTGACTTGCAGTGAGAAACCTTCGGACACTTCGCTTATGGTCATTCTAACCGGTATGCGACGCGACGCGCTAGGTCTGGATAGAAGTCGCTGAAACTCTATATCATTATTACGGTACAGGCGTGTACCCGGGCGAAGGTCACTTGGCATCTTGAGTGGGAAGAGACGGTTGTTTTCGACCTTATTTACTCTGAAGCCCTCTAGTTCACGATGGTCGTTAAAATAACACAATCCGTCACCATTAGCAAAATTGGATAATCCTGCTACAGTGAATGTATGTCCGCGTATTTCCTTGACTGTTCCTACGTATTCACCGGTAGCCTTCGGGGTATCGAAGGATGCAATGTCGGGCTGGCGACCGTTGAGGAAATATGTAGTGTAACCTCTATTGAATGTCTTGTTGATATTAGGCGTGAAAGTATATTCTACTTTACCTATAGAGGCACGGCAGTACTGGTCAGGATGACGTGATATTATTTCGTCAAGGCGCTGACTATAGGCTGCTGTAACATTCTTAACATAATCAGAATCTTTAAGACGACCTTCTATCTTAAATGATGTAGCACCAGCTTGTATAAGTGCTTCAAGGTTATCTATCTGGGCCATATCTTTAAGAGAAAGCAGATGGCGCTCATGTTGTATCTCACGCCCATCTGCATCAGTAAGATCGAATTTAAGACGACAGAACTGTGCACATTCGCCTCTGTTAGCACTACGGTTGAAACAGTATTGTGATGCATAACACAGGCCGGAATAACTGACACATAGAGCACCGTGGACGAAGACCTCGAGTGGCATATCTGGAACGGCGTGATGTATGGCTGCTATCTCATCTACAGAAAGTTCGCGAGCCAGTACGGCACGACTGAAGCCAATGCTACGGAGCCATTTCACCTTCTGAGCAGTACGGTTGTCGGTCTGTGTACTGGCATGAAGGGCTATCGGTGGCAGATCCATACGGAGTATACTCATATCCTGCACAAGGATAGCATCTACACCTATATCGTATAATTGGGTGATAAGTTCGCGGGTGGCATCGAGCTCGTCGTCGTAGAGTATGGTGTTGACAGTAACGTACACCTTGCAGTGATACGGATGAGCATACTCAACCAGTTGACGGATATCATCAATGCTATTGCCTGCAGCAGAACGGGCACCAAAATGCTGTGCGCCGATATATACGGCGTCGGCTCCATTATCGATGGCAGCAATGCCGCACTCCAGATTCTTTGCGGGCGAAAGTAATTCAAGTTGTCTCATCATTCGATCGTATTGATATCGTATGGTGTCTCCTGATATACATAGTAGTTGATCCAGTTGCTGTAAAGCAGGTTGGCGTGTGCGCGCCATGTAACCATTGGTTCGTTTGCAGGATTGTCATCGCGGAAATAATGCAGAGGTATTTCAACATCGTCGCGTTTACCAAGATCACGTCTATATTCTGTATTAAGAGTATTAGCAGCATATTCGAGATGACCGGTGACATATATCTCTCGACCGCCACGCTCCATAATCATGCTAACACCACACTCTGGTGATTCAGCTATGAGTTGCAAGTCGGGACATTTCAACACATCATCTTTGTGTGTCTCTGTATGACGACTGTGCGGCATATTAAAGTAATCGTCGAAACCTCTGAAAATAGGTAATTGTGGTTCGAGAGGATACTGACGAAACACACCAAACATCTTCTTTGGGAGATGGTATTTGGGGATGTGATGATGATAATACAATCCGGCCTGAGCTGCCCAACATATATATAGAGTACTTGTGACATGAGTTCTGGCCCAATCGAATATGCCGGTGAGCTCTTTCCAATAAGAGACTTTCTCAAAATCCAAGTCTTCTACCGGGGCTCCTGTTATTATCATGCCGTCAAACTTCTCATTTCTCATCAGCTCAAAGTCTTTATAGAACATCATCATATGTTCTATAGGTGTATTTTTGGGCGTGTGACTTTTCAGTTTCATAAAACTGATTTCGAGCTGAAGAGGTGTATTTGAGAGCAGACGTATTAGGTCTGTCTCTGTTGTTATCTTTAGTGGCATAAGATTGAGTATAACAATCTTAAGTGGGCGGATATCCTGTGTTGTCGCCCTTGAATTGTCCATAACGAAGATATTCTCGCCTTTGAGAATCTCTATCGCAGGTAATCTGTCTGGTAATCTTAATGGCATCTTTTATTCCTTTATCTTTTTATCTTTTTATATGACTATAATACTGTTACTAAACATACCGATACATTGTCGTATCCTCCGGCATCTTCTGCATACTGACATAGCTGATCGGCTGTGGCTCCATCCAGAAGATAATGGGATATATCCTCATCACTCAACATGTCTGTGAGACCGTCTGAGCATAACATATAAGTGTCGCCATGACTCACTGACTTGTGAAATTCGACCAAATCCAAATAGGATGTGTCGCAACCTCCACCTATACAATTCACTATAATACCGTTATGACTGGTATTCCCTAAAATATTGTTTAGCGAATGATCGGTAGACAACTGGGTAAGTTTGTTGTTGCGATATAGGTATATGCGACTGTCACCACAATTGACCCAATATAAATCATTATAGTTGACTGCAAAACCTACCAGAGTAGTGCCCATTCCCGAATAAATCGGTTCGGCTTTGCTGTGATAAGCTATATATCGTGATACATGGTCAAGCCAATAGTAGGCGGCCTCATTGAAACGACAGGCGTCAAGATATCCCCACGGCATACTAAACTTATGGCGTAGACTATCGAGTACTATCTCACTAGCCTTCTCACCGGCTTTGTGACCGCCTATGCCATCGGCAAGTGCGATAATGTACATATGACTGTCTGAGATGTTCGCACAGGTCTGATAAGTCTCATTGCGGACCAAGCGGTCACCAACGAGTATCATATCTTCATTGTTTTTTCTAACCAGTCCTACTCTACTGGCCGCATCTATTTCCAAATTTAACATAACATTCTGATTTGTTTCTTTCATATCACACTGACTTGCAGGTTGATATTAGCTATAGTCACGATATCACCATTCTTTATAGACATGGCTACATCAGGCTGTAGTTTATGCTGATTGACCATCGTGCCATTGGATGAATGCTTGTCGATTATGCACCAACCGGTATCGTTGGAATACATCAACTGGGCATGAACGCTAGAAACATATTTATTACTCTCGAATATCTTCTGGTATATACCCTGACGGCGACCGATGACAGCTCCATTCTGACCGATTATTCGGATGTTTAAATTTCCATTATATAGAGTGAGTTGTGGAACTCCTGGTACTTTATACTGCTCTGGCAATTCTATGCTACCTCTTCTGGAAGCGGCTATCGAAGCCGTAAACGAATTAAACGTATTTGTGAGGCTGGAATCTTTGGATTTCCTACTCATAACCTCGTCGAGTGTATACATCATACCACCACAATATGTACAGCGCCGACCAAGTCCAACCCTGCCACACTGCACGCAATATAGCAAAGCCTGCCCACACTGATCGCAATAATGTGAGTCTTCATCTATTTCCTCTTTGCAATTAGGACATATTATCATCGCTTCCTTTCTTTCCTATTATTAAATCTTCAGACATTATGGTCTGGTATATCTCTGGGGTACGGCTGTCTACAGGCATTTTTGATACACGTATAGACAGTTGTTGTATAGTGGCGTTGAGAAGGTTACGCATAGCACGGGCATTACCGAACGAAGCATTGTCTTTTAACACGAGTATCTCGTCGATGACATGCATAAGTTTGAACTCGGCCTGGGGGTCAAGATGATAGTCCTGATCGTCTGCCATCTTCTTATATATCTGAAGTAATTCATCTTCGTTGTAATCGTCTATATGCAGACGGTGGGTAAACCTACTGGCTAATCCAGGATTAGTGGATAAAAAGTCGTCCATATTCTCTTTGTAACCTGCTGCTATGACAACAAACTTACCACGGTCGTCTTCCATACGTTTCATAAGTGTGTCTATGGCTTCCTTACCGTATGCATCGCGACTGTCACTAAGAGTGTAAGCTTCATCAATAAAAAGGATGCCACCCATTGCGCAGTCACATACATCGTTGACTATCTTAGGTGTTTCGCCCATATACTTGCCTACAAGTTTGCTGCGGTTTACTTCTATCACACGCGAGGTGGAAAGTATGTTCATACTATGAAGCACTTCACCCATCTTTCGAGCTATCGTGGTCTTACCTGTACCGGGATTACCTGTAAGGATAAAATTCATAGACAACTGCTGTACTTTGCCTACACCTGATTCGTTGCGTTGCTTCATGAACATACTCTGTACGGCGAGACGACGTATCGAATTCTTGACATTACGCATACCTATGAGCTTATCAATATCTGCGAGCACTTCATCAAGAGGGCGTACAGTAGCACTATCATCAATGGATATATCATCTATTGTAATGCGATACATCTCATCTTCACTAAGGCTTTCGTCATTGATCTGTTCGACAAGGCGTTTGCTCTGATGCTCTATGGCCTCATCAAATAGGTGACGGGCTTCGCGAGCATTGCCGAAATTTTTGTCTTTACGAAGAAATATCTCTTCAAAATTGCGATGTATAGCCTGTTGTACCTCATCGGATATGACAAACTTTCGCGCATGAGCCATATTGACAAATATCTGTGTGAGTTCGTCAGGCGTATAATCGTCGAAATGGAGTGTATTTGTGAAACGACTCTTCAGTCCTGGGTTTGTATCGATGAACTTTTTCATCAGATCTGTATAACCGGCAATGATACATATGAACTTGCCACGATCATCCTCAAGACGCTTTAGGAGCGTATCTATAGCTTCTGCACCAAAACTGTCATTATCACCCTGGACCAGAGTATAAGCCTCATCTATAAAAAGTACACCACCCATGGCGCTGTCAATAAGATTATTGGTCTTTATGGCCGTCTGACCAGAATAGCCGGCAACAAGTTTGCTGCGATCGGCTTCTATCAGATGACCGCGAGAAAGGACGCCAAGTGTCTTAAATACATCAGCCATTATTCGAGCTACGGTAGTCTTGCCCGTACCTGGATTGCCGGTGAATATGTAATGTTTCCCCTGGAAAGTATGACTCTCGCCACGTTTAATTTGAAGATTGAGATATGATACAAGATTAGTTATCTCATTTTTGACAGATTTGAGCCCTACCATACCTTTGAGTTTTTCCAGACACTTGTTATAATCAGCTACCTTGGGTGCCTCGTATGGAATATCTTCAGGAAGGATAGTAGTAAGTTGCCGATCGCTCATAGAGGATATATCACCACGCTGAAGACGTTCTGCCTGAGCACGGCATATTTTCTCGAACAGTTGTCGCATGCTACGGCCATTGGCGAAGTTCTTATCTCGTAAGTCGTACATGGATTGGATGCACTTTTGTGTTATAAGTTCTGCCTCATCAGACATGATATACTTCTTCGATTTTACGAAACTCAGAAGTATTTGGTATAATTGGTCGGCAGTATAATCTTCTATATTCAGGAAATAATTGAAGCGACTGCGGAAACCAGGATTGATGCGGAAGAGATTTTCCATTTGGGTACGGTAACCTGCGGCGATTACCACAAACTTTCCGCGATCATCTTCCATACGCTTCATGAGTTTTTCAAGCGCCTGTTCACCCTGTATATCACGTTCGCCTGTATTGGATACAGGTGCAAGGGTATATGCCTCGTCTATAAAGAGAATGCCACCCATAGCTTTATCACATAGTTTATCAACCAATTTGGGTGTCTCGCCCTGATACTGGCTTACCATATGTGCACGGTCTACCTCCACAACATGACCGCTGTCTAGATAACCTATCGAAGCTAATATCTCGCCAAGTTTTCGGGCTATGGATGTTTTACCTGTACCGGGATTACCTGTGAGAACGGCGTGCAATCCCATCTTGTGGTTTACATCTATTCCACGCTCATTTAGCTGAAGGTTGTTCTTGACGGTGTAAGCGACTTCTTTTACGACTTTCTTTATCTCGTCCATGCCTACAAACTTGTCAAGGTCTGTAAGTATCTCATCAAGAGTACGCTCTTCAGGCACATAACCGCGTATGTCTTCACGTTCTACAGTGGTTGTATACGGATCATGACCGATAAATGACGTGAAGATGTCTTCGGCCACTTTACTAGCCAAATGTCCATTACCAAACGACTCATC comes from the Xylanibacter oryzae DSM 17970 genome and includes:
- a CDS encoding peptidase U32 family protein, whose amino-acid sequence is MRQLELLSPAKNLECGIAAIDNGADAVYIGAQHFGARSAAGNSIDDIRQLVEYAHPYHCKVYVTVNTILYDDELDATRELITQLYDIGVDAILVQDMSILRMDLPPIALHASTQTDNRTAQKVKWLRSIGFSRAVLARELSVDEIAAIHHAVPDMPLEVFVHGALCVSYSGLCYASQYCFNRSANRGECAQFCRLKFDLTDADGREIQHERHLLSLKDMAQIDNLEALIQAGATSFKIEGRLKDSDYVKNVTAAYSQRLDEIISRHPDQYCRASIGKVEYTFTPNINKTFNRGYTTYFLNGRQPDIASFDTPKATGEYVGTVKEIRGHTFTVAGLSNFANGDGLCYFNDHRELEGFRVNKVENNRLFPLKMPSDLRPGTRLYRNNDIEFQRLLSRPSASRRIPVRMTISEVSEGFSLQVTDSTGQRVVHTMQMEKQEAVKPQKENIVRCLTKLGNTPYICDTVNFEPEEFNWFIPAAQLTQLRRETMQQFTSQNSYEPVAVHSQPLSPEPYPYPWLYNISNKPSAEFYRLQGVPDAAQSFEQQQPDTPLIMQCRHCLRYSLGYCVRYGGEKPTWSEPLMLSLPDGRHFRLEFDCKNCKMNIYAENR
- the metA gene encoding homoserine O-acetyltransferase MetA, producing the protein MPLRLPDRLPAIEILKGENIFVMDNSRATTQDIRPLKIVILNLMPLKITTETDLIRLLSNTPLQLEISFMKLKSHTPKNTPIEHMMMFYKDFELMRNEKFDGMIITGAPVEDLDFEKVSYWKELTGIFDWARTHVTSTLYICWAAQAGLYYHHHIPKYHLPKKMFGVFRQYPLEPQLPIFRGFDDYFNMPHSRHTETHKDDVLKCPDLQLIAESPECGVSMIMERGGREIYVTGHLEYAANTLNTEYRRDLGKRDDVEIPLHYFRDDNPANEPMVTWRAHANLLYSNWINYYVYQETPYDINTIE
- a CDS encoding PP2C family protein-serine/threonine phosphatase, with the translated sequence MKETNQNVMLNLEIDAASRVGLVRKNNEDMILVGDRLVRNETYQTCANISDSHMYIIALADGIGGHKAGEKASEIVLDSLRHKFSMPWGYLDACRFNEAAYYWLDHVSRYIAYHSKAEPIYSGMGTTLVGFAVNYNDLYWVNCGDSRIYLYRNNKLTQLSTDHSLNNILGNTSHNGIIVNCIGGGCDTSYLDLVEFHKSVSHGDTYMLCSDGLTDMLSDEDISHYLLDGATADQLCQYAEDAGGYDNVSVCLVTVL
- a CDS encoding FHA domain-containing protein, whose protein sequence is MIICPNCKEEIDEDSHYCDQCGQALLYCVQCGRVGLGRRCTYCGGMMYTLDEVMSRKSKDSSLTNTFNSFTASIAASRRGSIELPEQYKVPGVPQLTLYNGNLNIRIIGQNGAVIGRRQGIYQKIFESNKYVSSVHAQLMYSNDTGWCIIDKHSSNGTMVNQHKLQPDVAMSIKNGDIVTIANINLQVSVI
- a CDS encoding AAA family ATPase gives rise to the protein MKCEHCHKQNRKEAKFCKWCGKPLVQSNILDRLVGLSDVKDKLKTIVDSYTYLRSRKDVANVHIGINSIIVGETGTGKTLLAEVISDYFYQHKIIDKNKFIRVDAVDYNRFVDHWDENVKKVRGGILFFDNVQKLLPYKYSNQVNPLDKLFVEMDHWNDSPIVIMAGLSKGLDEFLESNPAVTNRFNYRFELPEPSYQDLNDICRSKLRTKYDITNFTDEASEQLLKYFRYQVKIKDESFGNGHLASKVAEDIFTSFIGHDPYTTTVEREDIRGYVPEERTLDEILTDLDKFVGMDEIKKVVKEVAYTVKNNLQLNERGIDVNHKMGLHAVLTGNPGTGKTSIARKLGEILASIGYLDSGHVVEVDRAHMVSQYQGETPKLVDKLCDKAMGGILFIDEAYTLAPVSNTGERDIQGEQALEKLMKRMEDDRGKFVVIAAGYRTQMENLFRINPGFRSRFNYFLNIEDYTADQLYQILLSFVKSKKYIMSDEAELITQKCIQSMYDLRDKNFANGRSMRQLFEKICRAQAERLQRGDISSMSDRQLTTILPEDIPYEAPKVADYNKCLEKLKGMVGLKSVKNEITNLVSYLNLQIKRGESHTFQGKHYIFTGNPGTGKTTVARIMADVFKTLGVLSRGHLIEADRSKLVAGYSGQTAIKTNNLIDSAMGGVLFIDEAYTLVQGDNDSFGAEAIDTLLKRLEDDRGKFICIIAGYTDLMKKFIDTNPGLKSRFTNTLHFDDYTPDELTQIFVNMAHARKFVISDEVQQAIHRNFEEIFLRKDKNFGNAREARHLFDEAIEHQSKRLVEQINDESLSEDEMYRITIDDISIDDSATVRPLDEVLADIDKLIGMRNVKNSIRRLAVQSMFMKQRNESGVGKVQQLSMNFILTGNPGTGKTTIARKMGEVLHSMNILSTSRVIEVNRSKLVGKYMGETPKIVNDVCDCAMGGILFIDEAYTLSDSRDAYGKEAIDTLMKRMEDDRGKFVVIAAGYKENMDDFLSTNPGLASRFTHRLHIDDYNEDELLQIYKKMADDQDYHLDPQAEFKLMHVIDEILVLKDNASFGNARAMRNLLNATIQQLSIRVSKMPVDSRTPEIYQTIMSEDLIIGKKGSDDNMS